One Phaseolus vulgaris cultivar G19833 chromosome 11, P. vulgaris v2.0, whole genome shotgun sequence genomic window carries:
- the LOC137821601 gene encoding BEL1-like homeodomain protein 1 has product MATYFHGSTSEIPSSAEGLQTLYLMNPNYVPYSDAAQHPAQNMLLVNSNNASNTSPTSANALNLGNFTHAPPPPSPNNHRDQQHHHHLIGLTIPSSNIIGSNTATGDHARPSFLGHHEFSGFHGGATAATTASTSRSNYNLWGSIFDQSASNMVATTNTPSENMGCVASAVTASTQIGFHRPNHLSLSLSSQQTPYRSLSGDVHAISPASLGGDDMRGLQNGVSSMHSVALGSKYLKSTQELLDEVVNVGKGISKGRESMEGAKKEKMKGNIESTSGVGDGSSCGGENNDGGKQGGELGTAQRQELQMKKSKLVSMLDEVEQRYRQYHHQMQIVVTSFEQAAGVGAAKSYTALALRTISKQFRCLKDAISSQIKTASKTLGEDDCLGVKVESSRLRYVDHQLRQQRALQQLGMIQHNAWRPQRGLPERAVSVLRAWLFEHFLHPYPKDSDKVMLAKQTGLTRSQVSNWFINARVRLWKPMVEEMYLEEVKQEPNNGSQDNNTNRSKENNKELWSEANAATHESGGLRLNQINVLQSKAESFNNNQTTSPTEISNSNSLSTSPMGGGGGGSLQSGFHLGDMQSPKRPRSTSEMQNSPGSILSVDMEMKPHGETNTREGTNTKFGIENHSGGFGAFPMEDIGRFHHVSEQLAPRFHGNGVSLTLGLPHSENLTLSGTQHGFLSPNMHLGMRTTNENEFCGAINTPPSSHSATSYDNIDIQNRKRFAAQLLRDFVA; this is encoded by the exons ATGGCGACGTACTTTCATGGTAGCACTTCAGAAATCCCTTCCTCCGCTGAAGGGTTGCAGACACTTTACCTTATGAATCCAAACTACGTACCGTACTCTGACGCGGCGCAACACCCAGCGCAAAACATGCTCCTCGTCAATTCCAATAACGCTAGTAACACTAGCCCCACTTCCGCCAACGCGCTCAACTTGGGTAACTTCACCCACGCGCCACCACCTCCATCTCCCAACAACCACCGCGACCAacaacaccaccaccacctgATTGGGCTTACCATTCCCTCATCAAACATCATCGGATCCAATACCGCCACCGGAGATCACGCTCGCCCATCGTTCCTTGGACACCATGAGTTCTCCGGGTTTCACGGCGGTGCTACCGCTGCAACAACAGCGTCAACTTCTCGTTCTAACTATAACTTATGGGGTTCCATATTTGATCAGTCTGCTTCGAATATGGTGGCAACAACAAACACCCCATCTGAAAATATGGGGTGTGTTGCTTCTGCTGTCACTGCATCGACCCAGATTGGTTTTCATAGGCCTAATCATCTGTCGCTGAGCCTTTCTTCACAACAAACACCTTACAGGTCTTTATCCGGGGATGTTCATGCTATATCTCCGGCGAGCCTCGGCGGTGATGATATGAGGGGTTTGCAGAACGGGGTTTCTAGCATGCATAGTGTTGCTTTGGGTTCCAAGTATTTGAAATCAACACAAGAGCTTCTTGACGAAGTTGTGAATGTGGGGAAGGGAATCTCCAAAGGGAGAGAATCTATGGAAGGGGCTAAGAAAGAGAAGATGAAGGGGAATATTGAATCAACTTCTGGGGTTGGCGATGGTTCGAGCTGTGGAGGGGAGAATAACGATGGAGGGAAACAAGGAGGTGAACTCGGCACGGCACAGAGACAAGAGCTTCAGATGAAGAAATCCAAGCTTGTGAGCATGCTCGATGAG GTGGAGCAAAGGTACCGACAGTATCACCACCAAATGCAAATTGTGGTAACATCATTTGAGCAGGCTGCGGGTGTTGGAGCGGCAAAGTCTTACACAGCCCTTGCGTTAAGGACAATCTCAAAACAATTTCGGTGTCTCAAAGATGCTATCTCTTCTCAAATCAAGACAGCGAGCAAGACCTTGGGTGAAGATGATTGCTTAGGAGTTAAGGTAGAAAGTTCAAGGCTTAGGTACGTTGATCATCAACTGAGACAACAACGAGCATTGCAGCAGCTAGGAATGATCCAACACAATGCTTGGAGGCCCCAAAGAGGCTTGCCTGAACGTGCTGTTTCTGTTCTTCGTGCTTGGCTTTTTGAGCATTTCCTGCACCC CTATCCTAAGGACTCCGACAAGGTTATGCTTGCAAAACAAACAGGGCTTACTCGGAGCCAG GTGTCTAACTGGTTTATAAATGCCCGAGTTCGGCTATGGAAGCCAATGGTTGAAGAAATGTACTTGGAAGAGGTGAAGCAAGAACCAAACAATGGCTCCCAGGACAACAACACAAATAGatcaaaagaaaataacaaagaGTTATGGTCAGAAGCTAATGCTGCTACACATGAATCTGGTGGCTTGAGACTTAATCAAATTAATGTTCTCCAATCAAAGGCAGAAAGTTTCAATAATAATCAAACCACTTCCCCTACAGAAATCTCCAATTCTAATTCACTCTCAACATCTCCAatgggaggaggaggaggagggtcTCTCCAATCTGGTTTCCATCTTGGGGATATGCAAAGTCCAAAAAGGCCAAGAAGCACTTCTGAAATGCAAAACTCTCCGGGTAGCATCCTTTCAGTGGACATGGAAATGAAGCCTCATGGAGAGACAAACACTAGAGAAGGAACCAACACAAAGTTTGGCATTGAAAACCACAGTGGGGGTTTTGGAGCATTTCCCATGGAAGACATTGGAAGGTTCCATCATGTCAGTGAACAACTGGCTCCAAGGTTTCATGGAAACGGAGTTTCTCTCACTCTTGGACTTCCACACAGTGAGAATCTTACTCTCTCGGGAACTCAGCATGGATTCCTCTCACCGAATATGCACTTGGGAATGAGAACAACCAATGAAAATGAGTTTTGTGGTGCCATCAACACCCCACCTTCTTCTCATTCAGCCACCAGTTATGATAACATCGACATCCAAAACAGAAAGAGGTTCGCTGCGCAGTTGTTGCGGGATTTCGTGGCCTGA